The bacterium DNA window CTTTACAACGGTACTAGTGGAGTCATCTCCCAACCCCGCCGGTCAGTCGGAGCCAAGATTGAGTCCGGCGAATCCATTGGATCGAACCACGGTGATGGCCCAGAACACGGCCAGCAGCCCGCCATAGAGAAGCAGCACGAACCGCATCGACACGAGATCGCCTAGGAAACCGCCGATAAACGATCCGACCGGCAACCCGGAGAGCACCGACATCAACCACACCGACATCACCCGGCCTCGATACTCCTCGTCCACCTGCACTTGCAGGGCACTGTTCACCGTGACCCCGTGGGCCATGTGGGCCGCTCCGAACACGAAGTAGCCCAAGAAACCGAACGCCAACCACGGGGTAGCCCCCACCGCCAGCACCCCCAAGGCATATACCCCGACGGCGGCCATCTCGACCCGGGAGCGAAGATGGCGGTCTCCGTTGCTGGTGACATACAAGCCCACCACCAGCGATCCGAATCCAAAGGTGCCGGTGAGCCAGGCCAAGCCGCCATCGCCGAGAGAAAAAACGTCGTCGGCCACGCTGGCCACCAAGGCGAAGGCAAAGACCGCACCGACACAGGCCACGATGAATGATGTGAACATCACCAGACGCATGGCGGGACGGTGTCTGACGTATTCCAAACCGTGGCGGAATTGCAGCAAGAACGGTTCCTGCTCAACCGGCTCCACCGGCCGCAGCCTCATCGGCGCCATCAACGCCAAGCCCATCGCGAAGCCGACGATGGTAAACGCGAAGGCTGGCCCAGGCCCCAAAAGGTACAACGTGACGCCAGCGAGAAATGGTCCTAAGGCCCGTCCGACCGTGAACGACAGCGATACGAAGCGCACCGCCGACAGAAGATCCTCGGGAGGCACCAACAGCGCGGTCATCGCCTGGGTGGGCGCCCACTGGAACCCCGACGCCACTCCCACCGCCACTTGGATGCTGATCATCAGCCACGGGGTGAGGAGGTCGGCGGCGAACAAAGCCAAGAACGCTGCCGAGCACGCCAGCTGGGTGAAGAACGATCCGAACAAGATGGCTTTGCGGCTGATCCGGTCGCTCCAGATGCCGGCCACCGGGGTCATGAACAGCGAAGGGACCAGCACCGCGAACGCAGAGCTGCCCACCCAGAAGTTCGAGTCGGTCAGCTCGTTCATGTAGAAGGGCACGGCCAGTGACTGCATGAACTGCCCGGTGGTGGCGATGGACACTCCGATGAAGAACAGCAGGAACGACCGATGTGACAGGGCGCGGAGGGCAGAAGGCTGGGCGGGCACGATTAGCCGACAGTACTTGCCTTGGCGACGAAGCTGGTCGTCTGGCGCTGATATGCCAACATCGACCAATGCCCCAACATGAATCTGAGCCCATGTTGGTCCGCAATCGCCATGGCAGTGGAGCATTTCGCCGACGGCTGCGCATGATTGCCCCCGACGACAAGACCGTGGTTGTGGGGCTCGAGGACGACATGCACCACTACGAAGCCGCATTGACCCACGACGGACAGCGAATCACCGGAGCGGACGCGGCCGGACCCCGAATGCCCTGGGAGCCGTGCGAGGGGGCGCTCGACCAGCTCCAACTCCTGGTGGGCTGCCCGCTGACCACCGCCGCTTCCGAGGTCTTCGCATGGACCGATGTCCGCCAACAATGCACCCACCTCTACGATGCGGCCGTCCTCGGGGTGCTTCACGCCGCCCGGGGGGAGTCCGGCACCCGCCAGTACGACGCCACCGTGCCCGACTGGGAGGAACCACCATTCGACGCTTGGATCGAAAGAGACGGAGTTGAAGTGCTCCGTTGGCGGATGGCCGCCCGACTGGAGATCGAATCGCCTGAGCCGTTCTCCGGTCGTGCGATCAGGGGCGGCTTCGTCCGCTGGTGCGAACAGGTTCTGAGGCCAGAAGAGGCCGAGGCGGCATGGGTGCTCCAGCGCACCACCTGGCTTTCGGGAGCCCGACTCAGCGAGCTAGAGGACTGCGACGATGCCATCGAATCAGGGCTGGTCGCCGATGTCTGCTGGACGTCGCAGCCCGAGCGCTATCACGTCGCCTTCCGACGCCGGGGAACGCTGCGCGACCACGGCCCCTGTCCCGACGGGATGCTCGTCGACATGCCAAGCCGTTGGCCGCAGCTTCACAACACCTGAGAGAATCGAAGATATGGCTTTGCAAGAACCGGAGGAAGGACTGTTCGCCGAGCAGTTCCAATCCATCACCGGCAACATCGGCCGAGCCATCATGGGCAAGGCCGATGTCCTTGACTTGGCGGTGACCTGCCTGCTGGCCGAAGGGCACCTGTTGATCGAAGACGCCCCCGGCGTCGGCAAGACCAGCCTGGCCAAGGCCCTGGCCATCACCGTGCAGGCTGAGTTCGGCCGCATTCAGTTCACCCCTGACCTGCTCCCCTCCGACGTCGTGGGAGCGACCATCTGGAACCGTGCCGCCAACACGCTGGACTTCCAGCCTGGACCGGTGTTCTCCGGCATCGTGGTGGCCGACGAGATCAACCGGGCCTCACCGAAAACGCAGTCGGCGCTGTTGGAGGCCATGGCCGAGCGGCAGGTAACCGTCGATGGAACCACCCACGGCCTCCCCCGGCCGTTCATGGTCATCGCCACCCAGAACCCGCTGGAGCACGAGGGCACCTACCCGCTGCCCGAGAGCCAGCTCGACCGCTTTTTGATGCGGATCGAGGTGGGCTATCCCTCGAAACAAGCTGAGCTGGACATCCTCGACGCCCACGGAACCAAAAACCCGCTGGACTCCCTTCGTCCCGCGCTCGACTCGCAGGCCGTCAATGCCCTGGCCGATCACGCCGGCGCCGTGTTCACCGCCCCAGGGATCAAGCGCTACCTGGTGCAGATCGCCAACGCCACCCGAAACCACCCCAGCCTCGTCTTGGGAATGTCCACCCGGGCCACCCTCGCGCTGCAACGGGCCAGCCGAGTGCGAGCTGCCTCCCAAGGGCGCGACTATGTACTACCCGATGACGTGAAACAGTTGGCCATACCGGTGCTGGCCCACCGGCTACTGCTGAATCCCCAGGCCCGGGCCCGGGGCACGCCACCGGCGCAGATCGTGGACGAGGTCATGGGCTCGGTTCCGGCACCGGTCGAATAGCTCCTCGTTCACCGTGCTCACCACCTCAGGCTGGCTGCTCCTAATCGGGTCGGCGTTGCTGGTGGCCGCGGGTTGGATATTCGGCTCGGACGAATTGCTGGCGGTAGGGGTCGCCGGGCTGGCGGTGGCAATCCTCTCGGTGGCGTACGTCAAAGTCTGCCAGCCGCTGCGAGTGGTCACCCGCTCGCTCAAACCCCAGGAAGTACACGTCGGCGACGACTGCCAGGTGAGGCTGGAGATGGCCAACCCCGGACGGGTTCGCACCCCGGTGCTGCGCCTGGCCGATGACATCTCGTTCACCACCAGGCGTTCAACCAGCTCCTTTCAGTCCCCCGAACTGCTGGTGGCACCGGTTCGGACCGATGAGGGGCTGACCGTTGCCTACCGGCTTCCCACCGAGGAGCGGGGTCGGGTCAAAGTGGGACCGCTTGCGCTGACGGTGACCGACCCGCTGGGCATGTCAGCCCGCCGTTTCCAACTCGGCGGTCAGGCCGAGGCGCTGGTCTACCCCGCGATGTACCCCATCGGGCCTCCCCCACGCCTGCCGGGTAGTTCGTTCGACGCCGTTCGGCGCAGCCCCATGGCCCAAAGCGGCGAGGAACTCTACGGACTGCGCCCGTTTCAAAGGGGCGACGACCCCCGGCGCATCCACTGGCGTTCGTCGGCCCACCACGACGAGTTGATCGTGCGCCAATACGAGGAGTTCTCCCACACCCACACCACCGTTCTGCTTGACACCCGGAGCGCACAGTTGGACACCGAAGCCGGCTTGGAGCGTTTCGAGGCCATGGTTTCGGCCGCGGCCAGCATCTGCCGGGCAAGCCAGAATCGGGGAGACCAGATCCGTTTGGCCACCACCGCGGATTTCGATAGCGGCTTTGGTGCCGACTCCGCTCACCTGTACAAGATTTACGAGCACTTGGCCCTGGTCAGCCCCGATATCGGCAGCCTGATCGGCGCGGTCGAGCAGCTGGGACGGGAGCACGGCGGAGGGCTCATCGTGGCCCTGGCCGCCGCCGTCGACGGTACCGAGTCCGGTTCCTTGATGCCCCTGGGCTCCCAATTCAACTCCAAGACAGTGGTGCTGTTCGCTGGTTTCGATCCGGCCCATACGGGACAGTTGCCGCACCAGTTCATCCCCGGAACGACCGTGCTGATGGTGGATGGGGCCATGGCATTCACCGATGCGTGGTCAGCGCATACCGCCACCGGCGATGAGCCCCTGGCCACCCCCAGCCCAACCGCCCCTAGCACCGCTGGACACCGCCCATGATCAACCCTCGAGCCGCCAACGGATGGCAGGCCGCATTGGAGGTGACTGGACCGATCCTGACGGCGGCTACCGCCTTCAGCCTCATCCGGGTCTTCGAGGGCGACGACTGGGTTTTGCCCGTGTTCATCGCCGCGGCCGCGGGCCATCTGCTGGCCCTGACGGTTCGCCGCATCGGCTGGGGAATGCTGGTTTCGGCTTTGTCCGGCGCGGTCGGGCTGATCCTGGCGATCACCTGGACTCGGTATTGGGACACTGCCTATTGGGGTCTGCCCGCCGCAGACACCCAATCGGCCTTGGCCGACGATCTGGAGCGAGCCTGGACCAATTTCGGCGAGC harbors:
- a CDS encoding DUF2889 domain-containing protein; translated protein: MPQHESEPMLVRNRHGSGAFRRRLRMIAPDDKTVVVGLEDDMHHYEAALTHDGQRITGADAAGPRMPWEPCEGALDQLQLLVGCPLTTAASEVFAWTDVRQQCTHLYDAAVLGVLHAARGESGTRQYDATVPDWEEPPFDAWIERDGVEVLRWRMAARLEIESPEPFSGRAIRGGFVRWCEQVLRPEEAEAAWVLQRTTWLSGARLSELEDCDDAIESGLVADVCWTSQPERYHVAFRRRGTLRDHGPCPDGMLVDMPSRWPQLHNT
- a CDS encoding DUF58 domain-containing protein → MLTTSGWLLLIGSALLVAAGWIFGSDELLAVGVAGLAVAILSVAYVKVCQPLRVVTRSLKPQEVHVGDDCQVRLEMANPGRVRTPVLRLADDISFTTRRSTSSFQSPELLVAPVRTDEGLTVAYRLPTEERGRVKVGPLALTVTDPLGMSARRFQLGGQAEALVYPAMYPIGPPPRLPGSSFDAVRRSPMAQSGEELYGLRPFQRGDDPRRIHWRSSAHHDELIVRQYEEFSHTHTTVLLDTRSAQLDTEAGLERFEAMVSAAASICRASQNRGDQIRLATTADFDSGFGADSAHLYKIYEHLALVSPDIGSLIGAVEQLGREHGGGLIVALAAAVDGTESGSLMPLGSQFNSKTVVLFAGFDPAHTGQLPHQFIPGTTVLMVDGAMAFTDAWSAHTATGDEPLATPSPTAPSTAGHRP
- a CDS encoding MFS transporter, giving the protein MPAQPSALRALSHRSFLLFFIGVSIATTGQFMQSLAVPFYMNELTDSNFWVGSSAFAVLVPSLFMTPVAGIWSDRISRKAILFGSFFTQLACSAAFLALFAADLLTPWLMISIQVAVGVASGFQWAPTQAMTALLVPPEDLLSAVRFVSLSFTVGRALGPFLAGVTLYLLGPGPAFAFTIVGFAMGLALMAPMRLRPVEPVEQEPFLLQFRHGLEYVRHRPAMRLVMFTSFIVACVGAVFAFALVASVADDVFSLGDGGLAWLTGTFGFGSLVVGLYVTSNGDRHLRSRVEMAAVGVYALGVLAVGATPWLAFGFLGYFVFGAAHMAHGVTVNSALQVQVDEEYRGRVMSVWLMSVLSGLPVGSFIGGFLGDLVSMRFVLLLYGGLLAVFWAITVVRSNGFAGLNLGSD
- a CDS encoding MoxR family ATPase, with protein sequence MALQEPEEGLFAEQFQSITGNIGRAIMGKADVLDLAVTCLLAEGHLLIEDAPGVGKTSLAKALAITVQAEFGRIQFTPDLLPSDVVGATIWNRAANTLDFQPGPVFSGIVVADEINRASPKTQSALLEAMAERQVTVDGTTHGLPRPFMVIATQNPLEHEGTYPLPESQLDRFLMRIEVGYPSKQAELDILDAHGTKNPLDSLRPALDSQAVNALADHAGAVFTAPGIKRYLVQIANATRNHPSLVLGMSTRATLALQRASRVRAASQGRDYVLPDDVKQLAIPVLAHRLLLNPQARARGTPPAQIVDEVMGSVPAPVE